In Kordiimonas sp. SCSIO 12610, the sequence AATTGACAGGTTAATTGATCTTGGCGCGAAGACTTGCTGTCGGATTATGTTCTGTAAGAAAACTTTCAAGAGCCTCGAGAAATTGTCGCTGAGACGCAGGTGTTTCAGGGCTGTGGCCTAAACCAGGTATCTCGATATATTTAAAATTCTCTTTTTTATTTTTTTTAAGTGCTTTCACGAGAAGTCGGGATTGCTCGATATAAACAATATCATCCTCCACCCCGTGCATAAGTAATAAAGGCTGGTTAATCTTTTTCACTTGAAAACGTGGAGAGATTTTGCGCAATTCTTTCTTCGTCTTTCCACCCGTAACACGCCAATACCATGAGCTTTTTTTGGTATATGCGTCATCCTGCTCAAGAATGAGCTTAAGATCTGTCACGGGTGCCCACGCGACCGCACATTTAAACTTATCCGGATCACTAACAATACCCATAAGCGCCGCATAACCGCCGTAGCTGCCCCCTACCACGCATATGGTATCTTTACGTGTATAGCCATTGCGGACCAACCATTTCGCAGCGTCTGCAACATCTTGTTGCATGTCACCTCCCCATTCACCGTATCCGAGCGCAGTGAAACGTCCACCAAAGCCTGTAGACCCACGAAAGTTTGGCTGCAATACAATATACCCGCGATTTGTTAGAAACTGTACCCAAGTATCCCACCCTTGATAGTCTCTCGCATAAGGTCCGCCATGCGGCATGACTATTGCCGGCCGTTTCTCGCCTTCCTCGTAGTCGACAGGGGTGCTTAAATAAGCAGGAATATCAATACCATCGCGAGCAGAATAGACGACTGGCTGCATAGAAGACATTCGCTCACTATCTATAGCAGAATTAATAGGACCGATTTCAAACCCTCTTTGCTCCACATTGTCATAAAACCATATGGTACCGGGACTTCTATTATCCTCAACAAATACAATCGAACGCTGCTCATCTAGGCTTTGGCTGCCCATATAAATTTCGCCAACATCTCCAGTAACTTCGTGGATAGTATCAATCATACTGCCAAAAGCGGGGTCGTAAATTGTGCGTTCAAAGACCTGGTCATTGTGAGCAACTCCAAGAACCTTGCCACCGACAAATGAATAATAGAGAAATGCAGCGTCTTTTTTAGGATCATTAAAAATTGGCTTCTTAAGTCTTCCACGTTTCATATCAAATTGATAAATTGCGGTTCGACCAGTCGCATATGAACTGGATACATATAGTTCATCGTCTGCTTTACCGAAAAACATGGGGTCGAACTTACCTTTTTCGAAAAGCTCATTATCATCAAGCCTCTTCCACTGGCTTTCAGGGCTTCTTCGAACCAGCATAATAGCCTTCTCTTCGGCGTCCTCACCGTAACCCAGCCGGATATTACCATCATAATCAGCAAGCCAGGTGTACATTTGAGCACCTTCAATATCATGCTTTGGTGTTATTTCCTCGCGGGCAGCAGTTCGAATATTGAGCCGAAAAATATCTGTTACAATATCTTCTTCATCGTCATTCCCTTTTTTGGGAGTTTCAATCACACGCTCCAAGAGAACAAAGTCTGCTTCTTTGGGCAAAAGGTGAATGATACGAAAATACACCCTCTCGGATTTCTTTTTAGTTCGCTTTCTGCGTTTCTTATTTTGCTTTTCCGAGGGCTGTTCTGCGGGAATATCAAATAATTTTAATTGGTTCTGGCCGTTATAATCGACTGCAAAAATTTCAATCGACGGCTTTTCGTCAATTAGAGGTAGTGAGCCGGAATATGAAGTGTATTGAACGATAACTCGATCATTATCTGCCCAAAATACTCTATGCCGATAAACATTGTCTGGAACCGAAATACGATGTGAGACCGCATACCCATCAACATCAATGGCGCCAATTTCGATGGTGTTAACGCCTGCATCATGACGGCTAATTAATAACCGCGACCCTTCTGGATTAAGTCTGGGTGCGCTTATTTCTGGGCGGGCAGCGAAATTTTCAACGGGAATTAATTCTAATGACTTTTTTTCAATTACTGTTTTAGCACTAAGGTTTGTTTGGCAAAGAAACAACAACAGAAAAATAGACAAAACAATACGCACAGCTTCCCCCTAAGATTGCATTTTTAATTAATCTCACACTTTCGTGATTGAATGCAAGATTTTTTTATACGCGACTTTATTGCCCATGCATTCACGTTGATGGCCAAAATGCATATATTCTGCCGACCTGAAAATGGATCAATCTACGCCTAACTGTTTGCTGAGAACATTCGTTCGCCTCTATAACTATAGATTAGATTTTGTCACAACTCCGTGACTGCCATTCCAAATTGAAGCGTTTCTGATTAAAACCTCCGCAACGGGACACTTTTGGAGGGCTTTATGCATAAAATTACCCAACTGGCATGCGCCGTAAGCATGCTGGCGCTTTCTACTTCACTTTCAGCAACTTCTGATTTTGGTTTATCACCTGATCTGCTAGGAAAATCTTCACTGCAGGAAAAAACCGAGAAACCGGCAGCAAAACAAGACGCACCGGCAAAAGCAGACGATAAAAAAGAAAAAAAGAAAAAATCAAAAATCAAAAAATACGAAGACGTTATCACTGACAAGGCTGTAACGAAGGTCGGTGTATTCACAACACACAAAGTTGACGGCAAAGTATATTTTGAAATCCCTGAGGCGCAGTTAGGCCGCGAATTCGTTTGGCAGATCAAAGTTGCAGGTATTCAAACAGCAAAAGGCCTGATTAGCGCGGATTCTGCACGTCAGTATATCTATTTTGAGCGCATTGATGATAATTTAGTCCTCCGTGCCAAAGATCATTCCGTGATCAAAAAGGAAGGCGAACCTGAGACGTTCGTTATTAATGCAGCGCACCTTGACGGGTTGTTGGCGAAATTCCCGATCGTTACATTTGGGGAAAACAAAACCCCGGTTATTGATGTAACTGATATTTTCTTGGGTAAAATCAAGGGAATGGAGGGGCTTCGTGATGACAAGATGGATGCAAAATCATCGCTGGTTAAAAACGTAAAGGCGTTCGAGCGCAATATTGAAGCACGTGTTCTTGGTAAATTTACGCGCAAGGCCGGCAAAGAAACAGAGAATGTAACCGCAGAAATCAGACACTCTATCCTGGCATTACCTGACGATCTGATGAAACCTCGCTATTTTAACCACCGCGTTGGTTTCTTTGACGGTCGTTATTCAGATTATAACGGACAGAAAAACAAGGTAGAAACCAAGCGGTTCATCAAACGCTGGCGCCTTGTCAAAAAAGACCCAAATGCTGAATTGAGCGAGCCAGTAGAACCAATTGTATGGTATATTGACCGCGGCACACCAACCCGCTTTATCGAAGCAACCCGCGAAGGTATCGAGTTTTGGCAAGAAGCTTTCGAGCAAGCGGGCTTCAAAAACGCTATCGTCGCGAAAATGGCGCCTACAGTTGAAGAAGATCCTGATTGGGACCCAGAAGACGCCCGTTACGCGGTAATCCGCTGGGTACCGTCGACCATTCCGAACGCACAGGGCCCACATGTTGCCGACCCGCGCACTGGTGAGATCATTGAAGCTGACGTTCGCATGTACCACAATGTGATCAAGCTTATTGAAGAATGGTATTTCGCACAGGCTGGCGCAACTGACCCGCGCGCGAAAAAACTACCACTTCCTGATGATGTCATGCATGATCTTGTTCGGTTTGTCGTCGCCCACGAGGTTGGTCATTCGATTGGCCTTCATCATAACTTCCTTGGCTCGAACGCATATACTGTCGAACAGCTTCGCGACCCCAATTTTGTCGCGAAAAACGGTGTTGCATCATCAATCATGGATTACGCTCGGTTTAATTATGTTATCCAACCAGAAGATGGTGTTTCACCAATCGACTATGTTCCTGGACCATATGATAAATTTGCTATCGAATGGGGTTATAAGGAATTCCCGGGCAATTTAAGTCCTGACGAAGAAGTTCCTTTACTTAATAAAATCGCAGATCGTCAGCTTACGAATAAAGCTTTTCGCTGGGATTCCTATTCGGCTGGCGCTGCCTATGACCCACGTATTCAAACCGAAGACATTGGTAATGATGCGATTAAGGCAACATCACTTGGTATGAAAAACCTTGAGCGGATCATGGCTAACATCGTTGATGCTGCCACATATGAAGACGGCATGACCTATGATGAGATCAAGGTTGCATACAGCGCACTTGCATCACAGTTTGCTCGTGAACTTGGTCACGTAACCAAATATATTGGTTCCGCAACCTATCATAACGAGCTTGCACAGGGCCATGGAAATACCGAAGTCTATTCCACATACCCGTTGGCAAAACAACGTGAAGCAATGAATTTTATCGCTCAAAACGCATTCAAACTACCTTCATTCTGGAAAAACGAAGCCGTTCTTCAGCGCGTCGGATATGATTTTTATATCGATACCGTTTCACGCTTCGGTACGCGCTCGTTGAACAGGTTACTTTCCCCTGCTGTTGCAGATCGACTTGTAAAGTTTGAAGCCGCAGGCCTCGAAGTATATAGCCCTGTTGCACTTTACAACGATGTTCGCGAGGCTGTATTTGAGGAAGTCAGTGATCGTAAGCCAAATGTTGGGGCCTATCGTCGTAATCTTCAGTCAACGATGGTCAACATACTCATCAATGGCTTAGAAGCACCGAGTGGCCGTGCAAAGGATGCTGTTAGCGAAGAATATAGATCGCTGGCTCGTGCAACACTCAGCAAGCTGGAAAAAGACCTGAGTAAAGCAGCATCAAAGAATGCGAATTCCATTACAGGCATTCATTTCCAGAATTTGGCTAGTAAAATTTTGGAAGCACTCGATACTAATTAAAACAACCACTAAAGGGCGGATCAAATTCCGCCCTTTTTTGTATCAATCACTGATAACATGACAGCTTATCAATCGGTAAACTTACATGTGGGGAGAAATAACTATGATTATGATAAAGAAGGCATCCAATAGACTATTTGCATATACTGCTACAGTCTTAACCGTGATCATGTTTTTCACAGCACCTACACTGGCACAGCAGACGCAGGCTGATGCCTTCACTCGCTATGAACTTCTTGCCCCCACCTCACAAAGTTTCCGTATCTATTATTACGTCAGTGCAACACGTGAAGGTGCCACCCGCTTTTATAATCAAATCAGGCCAGGTAGCGAGCCCGACGTACACGGTGTTTATGACCGAATGAGTGGTGAAAACCTTAACTGGGCTATCGTGGACGGAAATGACGCAAAAGGAAGCGGACTTATTCCAAACGCACAGCCCGACTTTCAGTATATACGCGTTGATCTTAATCGCCCTGTCCCAAATGAAGGGCGCGGCAGGCTTTTGATCGATAAAACCTACAAAGATGCTAAAAGCTACTTTGAAAAGGACGGTACTCTTATTTTTTCCCGCACATTAGGTGTAAAGCGAAATTCTGTTATTCTTCCGCTTAACTACGAGCTGATTTCAGTTAACTACCCATCCCAGGTTATTTTACGCGAGGATGGCAGGCTTGAACTTAGCTTCATAAATCCGGGCACCATCGGCGTTCCTTATGAAGTGAAAGCACGTCCAATTCAAGCCGGTATTTTGTCGGTCAAACTGGATAAAACGAGCACAAATTCAAACAAACAAACGTCCACGCGCGATGTCGCTAGAGTTGATTATGATATCCCTCAACGCGCCTCACAGACACGCGATATATTTTATTTCCTCCAAGAACCTGAAAGTAACTCCTTCCGCCTTTATCACGATTATGAGGAAAAACGCGAAGGTATAGACCGTTATCTTAATGTGGTGCGTCCGGGCAGCAAGGCCTCTAATCCATCAGCGAAAATACTCGATACCGGCGAGGTCCTGAAAGTTGAGACACTGCACGGCGAAGAGATCACTAATCGCGGGATTGATATAGGCGAACCCGTTACTAACAAAACCGAACTTGTAGCAATCTGGTTTGATCCTGTTGAAACCGGCCAAAGCAAACTACTTCGAATTGAGGAAACTTACACAGACGCTGGCCGATATTTCCTGACCAATAAAGACGAATTTTTATGGGACCGTAGTTTTGGCAGGTCCAGAAACACCGTCATTCTACCAGCAGGCTGGGTTTTAACCGAGAGCTCGATACCTGCGAGCGTTAACATGAGGCAGGATGGCCGAACCCAGTTAAACTTTGTGAACGGTCGCCCCGACAATATTGAGGTGCTTATCAGAGGGCGCCGACGCTAGTTTTAGATAGGTGTCCCCGGTCATGATATTAAGTATGAAATTTACTTACTCCCCAAAATTGCTAGGTCTATCAAAGTCTTCATATGCGCACTAAACTTATCTTATTACTACTAGCATGTGTCACAATTGGTGTATCCTATGCCTATTACACTATTTTCCATACTGTCACACCCTACGGTAATCATTATGATTTGAATGTATCAGCTCCCCTTATTTCCCGCCTGCGAGGAAAAAGTGAGGGGCCGCCATCATCCCGGTCTCATCCTCTCAAGCTAAATGACATTCAGGCTGTTGGCTCCCATAACAGCTATAAACAGTCTGTTCCGCATGTTGAAATGGCCCTTATAAGGCAATCGTCAGAGGATGCTGCAAAAGCACTTGATTATTCGCATCTACCCCTCTCTGACCAACTTGATCTTGGCATGCGACAGCTGGAGATTGATATTTATTATGACCCAAACGGTGGACTTTACAGCGATCCTTTATTACCGCGTATCACTTCCCTATTACCCGGTGCGAAAGAGTATGATGCAACGAAGCTTGCTAGCCCTGGCTATAAGGTTATGCATGCACAAGACGTTGACCCCCGATCCAGTTGCTTGCTTTTTATTGAGTGTCTTACACAAATCAGGAACTGGTCAATAAACCGTCCTGATCATGCCCCTATCCTGATTTTATTGAACACAAAAGACAGTAAGCTCGATATTCCGGGAACTGTTGTTCCTCTCAAATTCACAGAGGAGGCTTTTGATGACCTTGACCGTGAAACCTTAGAGGTTTTCAGCCATAATGATTTAATCACACCAGACCATGTTCGCGGTTCTTACCCAACATTACGCGAAGCGGTCGTCGCAGATAACTGGCCAATGTTTGAAGCGGCACGGGGAAGAGTTATGTTTGCCTTAGACGCGAGACCGGAAATCGTTAAAAAATACATGAGAGGCAAGAAATCGCTAGAAGGTCTACCCATTTTTGTAAATAGCATAAGCACTGATGCCGATCACGCGGCATATTTCACGGTAAATAACCCGGTTGAACAACAAGCCCATATCCAACAGCTCGTAAAACATGGCTTTATCGTTAGAACACGCGCTGACGCAGATACCAAAGAAGCGCGTATGAATGAAACGCAAAGGCGCGAAGCGGCCTTTGCATCAGGTGCGCACTATATTTCTACAGATTATTATCTTCCGCGGCACGAATGGGGCAATTATTATGTGGAAAACAAAGGACAAAGTGTCGTTGCTTGTAACCCTGTTCGGCTATCAGTTGAGTGTTTACCTAATACTAAAAGCAATGATTAAAAGTATCGTGGATTTATTCACTAACTATCTTCTGTCTATATTATTTTTATGCCGGTATGCATTTTATCCAATTCTATCGACAACAAGAATAAGTGATATGCATCAGAATTGCCTCATAGAATAGAATATGTAAAACTGCGGCGCAGTGGGTTAGGGGTTATGTTATAGCGCGATCAAATTCAGCTTTTAGAAAGCTGATGCCAAACAATACTCCAAAACATTTATAAATTTTATCGGTCTATGTCACGAGCCTAACGGGAGGATTATATGACAAACCAGTCCATCAAGCCACGACTGAAGAAATGGCTTACCGCATCATTTCTAGTACCGGCCTATATGGCAGCAACCAGCATGGCATTCGCGCCTAGCGCATACGCACAGAAAGATTCCAAAAAAGACGAAGGTCCGCTCTCTTCTGCAACTTTTAGCGGCATTAAGCTGCGTAATATTGGCCCTGCTTTCATGTCTGGCCGGATCGCGGATATCGATATTGATCAGACAGATCCAGCAACATGGTATGTCTCTGTCGCGTCTGGCGGTGTTTGGAAAACAGAGAACGCTGGGACAACCTGGAAATCAATCTTTGATGGTCAAAATAGCTATTCGATTGGCTCGCTCGCGATCGACCCTAGCAACAAAAACGTCATTTGGGTTGGTACTGGTGAAAACAATGGTGGTCGTCATATTGGGTTTGGCGACGGTATCTATCGGTCTGCAGATGGTGGCAAAACCTGGAAAAACATGGGCCTAAAAGGGTCTGAACATATATCCGAAATCATCATTCACCCGGAAGACCCGAACACTGTATGGGTGGCATCCCAAGGTCCGCTTTGGTCGAAAGGTGGCGAACGCGGTGTTTTCAAAACCACAGACGGCGGCAAAACATGGAAAAATGTTTTAGCTGAAGGCCCTTGGACCGGCGTAACATCGATGGTTATCGATCCACGTGATCCTAATCGCCTTTATGCCGCTACTTGGCAGCACCAACGAACCGTCGCGGCATACATCGGCGCTGGGCCAGAAAGCGGTCTTCACATGTCAGAGGATGGTGGTGAGACCTGGACAAAGCTCACTAACGGACTACCCAAAGGTAACCTGGGTAAAACCGGTATGGCGATATCACCAATGAACCCTGACGTTGTTTATGCAGCGATTGAAACGGACCAACGCACAGGTGGTCTATGGCGATCTGAAGATCGCGGCGCAAGCTGGACGAAAATGTCTGACATGGTCGCTGGCGGTACTGGCCCACACTATTATCAGGAACTATACGCAAGCCCACACGAATTTGACAAAATTTATCTCGCGAACAACCTGACACAGGTTTCAGATGATGGCGGCAAAACATGGCGCACGCTTCAACTTCAATATAAGCATGTTGATGATCACGCTGTTGCGTTCCACCCAACAGATCCAGACTATCTGATCGTTGGCTCTGATGGTGGTCTTTATGAAAGCCATGACGCTGAAACAAGCTGGCGTTATATTTCGAACCTGCCTGTCACACAATTTTACAAGGTGGCAGCAGATGATGCAGAGCCATTTTATTTTGTTTATGGCGGCACACAGGATAACTCCACACAAGGAGCGCCCTCGCGTACAGACAACCGTCATGGCATCCGAAATTCTGACTGGTTCATCACACTTTTTGCTGACGGGCACCAGCCAGCAACCGAACCCGGCAATCCGGATATCGTGTATTCGCATTGGCAGCAAGGTAACCTCGTCCGTGCAGACCGAAAAACTGGTGAGGTCGTGCACATCCAACCGCAGCCAAAGCCAGGTGACCCGGCAGAGCGCTTTAACTGGGATGCACCGATTTATGTGAGTGCACACGACCCTAAGCGTATCTATCATGCGTCACAGCGCCTGTGGCGCTCGAACGACCGCGGCGATAGCTGGACACCAATTTCGCCAGACCTTACCCGCAATCAGGACCGGATGCTGCTTCCTGTTATGGATCGCCAGTGGTCTTGGGAAGCGGGTTGGGACCTTCTAGCCATGTCAAACTATAACAGCATCACATCTGTGGGTGAATCGCCCCTTGATGAGAACACGCTTTATGTTGGCACTGATGATGGTCTTATTCAGGTAACAACCGATGGCGGTCAAACATGGCGTAAAACAGAGGTTGGTGATCTGCCCGGCGTTCCTGATACAGCGTTCGTCAACGACATCCGCGCTGACCTTCATGACCCGAATACGGTTTATGTGGCACTTGATAACCATAAGTACGGTGACTACAAACCATACCTCCTCAAGAGTACCAACAAAGGTCGCTCTTGGAAGTCTATGACCGCTAATCTGGAAGATCGTCACCTTGTGTGGCGGATCGTGCAGGATCATGTTGATCCAAATCTCTTATTTCTCGCGACTGAATTCGGTATTTTCTTCACAATCGACGGCGGTGATAAATGGGTAGAGCTTACTGGTGGGTCACCAACTATCTCATACCGTGATGTTGTGATCCAGCGCCGTGAAAACGATCTGGTTGCCGGTAGCTTTGGACGCGGTATTTTCATCCTTGATGATTACACACCACTCAGAAACCTTGATAAAGACGACCTTGATAAAGATGCGCTTTTATTCGGTGGCCGCAAAGCCTGGTGGTATATCGAGCGCCACCCACTTGGTTTCTCCGAGGGCGCATCACAGGGTAACAACCTGTTCCGTGCACCAAATCCTGATTTTGGGGCAAACTTCACTTACTACTTGAAAGACGACCTGAAAACAGCCCGTCAGGAACGCCAGGACCGTGAAAAACCGCTTATCAAAGACGGTAAGAACACGCCGTTCCCCGGCTTTGATGTAGTAGAAGAAGAACGCCGCGAAACACCGCCGGAAGTTTGGCTAACGGTTAAAGATAGCGACGGCAATGTCATGCGACGCATCAAAGGTGATACCAAAAAAGGTTTCCACCGCATCGCATGGGATCTACGCACACCTTCACAGTCCGCTGTTGGCAACAACGGCCAAGCAGGTGGTAGCGGTTTCCTTGTAGTTCCGGGCGAATATAATGTAACGCTGTCGAAACGAGTTCGTGGTGAGACAACTGTTCTCGCAGGCCCCGAAACCTTCGAGGTTACACCCCTTAGAAGTGGTGCTCTTAAAGGAGCAGAACCAGCAGAAACGGTTGCTTTCTGGGATCGCCTATCGAAGCTTCAGCGCGGTGTCAGCGCAGCGAATACTGCGCTAGGCAATCTTGATCGTCGTCTAAGTGGCCTGAAAGCAGCATTAGAGAACTCACGTTCTACGCCAGACGCTTTGGACAATGAATGGCAGGCAATTCGAACCGAAGTTCATGAACTTGATGCCCTTCTGAACGGTAATCGTACTGTAGGCCGCGGATTTGGGGCTGTTAAGGAAACGATCCAGAGCCGCCTTGGTAAAGCGATGGTCGGAACTGGTCAGTCAACCTATGGACCAACAAAAACACACCTTGAAGTCGTTGGATATGCAGAGGCTGATTTTGCTGATGTTAGGAATCGCATCAACACATTGATGAAGACAACACTTCCTGCGTTTGAAGCGAAATTAATTGATGCAGGTGCTCCGTGGGCACCGGGTGCGGAAATTCCATCACTTTAAACCAAGATTATAATTTCAGAAACAACGAGAGGCGTGCAATTGCGCGCCTTTCCTGCATCCAAACTCTGCTTGATGAAGTGCAATTGAATACCGCAGCGCAGTCACAACAGATTACGAAAAACCTCAACGCTTGCCAAATTTACGAAACGCTAGTGGCGAAAACCCCGTAGCCCTTCTGAACTGACGACTGAAAGCACTTTGGTCTTCATAACCAATGTTGCTGGCGACCTGCACTATCGGAATATCCGTCAATTGTAATTGCTGGCTTGCGTAATCCAGTCGCATTTTCAAGACCCATTGCCCGGTTGTTAGCCCAAAAACCTGACGCATACGCCGATCTAACTGGTATTGGGAAAGATTAGAAATCCTACATAAATCACCAAGACAAGGCGCACTATTTAGATTGTGTTCAACATACTCAACAACAGATTTTAGTTTATCATAATCATCATGCGTTTTATCCGGTGCCCTTAAATCCTGAGATATTCCTGCGAGGCCGACAATGCCCCCTTTGTCATCATAAAGCGGATACTTATTGGTCATACACCATCCAATTGATCGATTTGGATAGGTGTGAAGTTCTAACTGATTAACAATAGAAACGCCGTTCGATAAAACATTATCGTCTTGCGCCTCATAATCAGCCCCCAAAGAGTGCCCCTGCAAGTCGGACGGTTTTCTTCCAATCAAATCACTTTTAGATTTTAACCCACACCTACGGACTAAAGTTTCATTCACAACGACATATTTCCCCAGCATGTCTTTGACAAAAAAAACAGTATCTATCAAACAGTCAAATAATTCTTCTGTTGGCCAATAGCTTTTATTCTGTGCTTGTAAATCGATCATTAGGTATTTTACATATTTCATTTTATGCAAAAAATAAAGTTTGATACCTGATTATTGTCAAGACGTTTTCTTAGCATGATGATAACTTCCATTCATAGATCACCATCATTAAGAGGACGTTTGTGATGATAGACAATAGCGTATTTTCAGGCTGTATTCCCGCTTTAATGACGCCGTGCGATAAATCAGGCACCCCTGATTTTGATGCCCTTGCGCGCAAAGGCAAAGACCTTATTGATGCTGGCATGAGCGCTGTCGTTTATTGTGGTTCGATGGGCGATTGGCCACTTCTTAGTGATGAGGAACGTATGACGGGTGTGAAAGCCCTTTGCGGCGCTGGCGTTCCTGTTATCGTTGGGACAGGTGCACAAAACACAAAACGTGCTGCTGCAATTGCGGCGCACGGCGCTAAGGTGGGGGCTGCGGGGCTTATGGTTATTCCGCGTGTTCTATCCCGCGGGATTTCACCTATTGCACAGTACAATCATTTTACAGCCGTTTTACAGGCTGCACCGAACCTTCCGTCTGTGATCTATAACAGCCCATATTACGGCTATGAGACGAAAGCTGATCTGTTTTTTAAATTGCGCGATGAAAATTCAAACCTGATTGGTTTCAAAGAATTCGGCGGCGCACAGTCAATGACGTATGCGGCAGAAAATATTACCTCAGGAAGCGATGACCTTATTTTAATGGTTGGCGTTGATACGCAAGCGTTTCATGGATTTGTCAATTGCGGGGCGGGCGGCGCTATCACAGGTGTTGGAAACGCTCTTCCCAAAGAAGTACTTCGACTGGTTGAACTCTGTGAAGAGGCAGCCAAAGGGGATGCTACAGCACGCAAACTTGCTTATGAACTCGATACCGCCCTGCATGTATTATCAACATTCGATGAAGGGCCTGACTTAGTTTTATACTACAAGCACCTGATGGTTCTGGAAGGAAGCCCAGAATATCAATATCAATTGAATAGTGATGATCACCTTACGAGCTCACAAAGAGCTTTCATCGAGCAAGCTTGGCAGCAATTTAGAAACTGGTGGGATAGCTGGCCCGGAAAGACACCGAGTAAAACAAGTTAGGTGGAGCCATGCGCGTTATTGACTCTCACACAGGCGGCGAGCCAACCCGGGTCGTCATTGAAGGTGGTCCGGATTTAGGCAATGGATCTATGGCACAACGCTGCGAAAAATTTGCCAACGAGTTCGATCACATTCGCACGATGACAATCAGGGAACCTCGTAGTTCTGATGCTGCGGTTGGTGCACTCTTGTGCGAACCCCTTAACCCTGAACATACAGCTGGTGTTATTTTCTATAATACAGCCGGGTATTTAGGGATGTGTGGCCACGGCACCATCGGTCTCATCAATACACTCGTTTACATGGGAAAAATTAGCGAAGGCATACATAAAATTG encodes:
- a CDS encoding AraC family transcriptional regulator, giving the protein MIDLQAQNKSYWPTEELFDCLIDTVFFVKDMLGKYVVVNETLVRRCGLKSKSDLIGRKPSDLQGHSLGADYEAQDDNVLSNGVSIVNQLELHTYPNRSIGWCMTNKYPLYDDKGGIVGLAGISQDLRAPDKTHDDYDKLKSVVEYVEHNLNSAPCLGDLCRISNLSQYQLDRRMRQVFGLTTGQWVLKMRLDYASQQLQLTDIPIVQVASNIGYEDQSAFSRQFRRATGFSPLAFRKFGKR
- a CDS encoding glycosyl hydrolase; amino-acid sequence: MTNQSIKPRLKKWLTASFLVPAYMAATSMAFAPSAYAQKDSKKDEGPLSSATFSGIKLRNIGPAFMSGRIADIDIDQTDPATWYVSVASGGVWKTENAGTTWKSIFDGQNSYSIGSLAIDPSNKNVIWVGTGENNGGRHIGFGDGIYRSADGGKTWKNMGLKGSEHISEIIIHPEDPNTVWVASQGPLWSKGGERGVFKTTDGGKTWKNVLAEGPWTGVTSMVIDPRDPNRLYAATWQHQRTVAAYIGAGPESGLHMSEDGGETWTKLTNGLPKGNLGKTGMAISPMNPDVVYAAIETDQRTGGLWRSEDRGASWTKMSDMVAGGTGPHYYQELYASPHEFDKIYLANNLTQVSDDGGKTWRTLQLQYKHVDDHAVAFHPTDPDYLIVGSDGGLYESHDAETSWRYISNLPVTQFYKVAADDAEPFYFVYGGTQDNSTQGAPSRTDNRHGIRNSDWFITLFADGHQPATEPGNPDIVYSHWQQGNLVRADRKTGEVVHIQPQPKPGDPAERFNWDAPIYVSAHDPKRIYHASQRLWRSNDRGDSWTPISPDLTRNQDRMLLPVMDRQWSWEAGWDLLAMSNYNSITSVGESPLDENTLYVGTDDGLIQVTTDGGQTWRKTEVGDLPGVPDTAFVNDIRADLHDPNTVYVALDNHKYGDYKPYLLKSTNKGRSWKSMTANLEDRHLVWRIVQDHVDPNLLFLATEFGIFFTIDGGDKWVELTGGSPTISYRDVVIQRRENDLVAGSFGRGIFILDDYTPLRNLDKDDLDKDALLFGGRKAWWYIERHPLGFSEGASQGNNLFRAPNPDFGANFTYYLKDDLKTARQERQDREKPLIKDGKNTPFPGFDVVEEERRETPPEVWLTVKDSDGNVMRRIKGDTKKGFHRIAWDLRTPSQSAVGNNGQAGGSGFLVVPGEYNVTLSKRVRGETTVLAGPETFEVTPLRSGALKGAEPAETVAFWDRLSKLQRGVSAANTALGNLDRRLSGLKAALENSRSTPDALDNEWQAIRTEVHELDALLNGNRTVGRGFGAVKETIQSRLGKAMVGTGQSTYGPTKTHLEVVGYAEADFADVRNRINTLMKTTLPAFEAKLIDAGAPWAPGAEIPSL
- a CDS encoding dihydrodipicolinate synthase family protein; this translates as MIDNSVFSGCIPALMTPCDKSGTPDFDALARKGKDLIDAGMSAVVYCGSMGDWPLLSDEERMTGVKALCGAGVPVIVGTGAQNTKRAAAIAAHGAKVGAAGLMVIPRVLSRGISPIAQYNHFTAVLQAAPNLPSVIYNSPYYGYETKADLFFKLRDENSNLIGFKEFGGAQSMTYAAENITSGSDDLILMVGVDTQAFHGFVNCGAGGAITGVGNALPKEVLRLVELCEEAAKGDATARKLAYELDTALHVLSTFDEGPDLVLYYKHLMVLEGSPEYQYQLNSDDHLTSSQRAFIEQAWQQFRNWWDSWPGKTPSKTS